A section of the Arcobacter roscoffensis genome encodes:
- a CDS encoding MoaD/ThiS family protein, with amino-acid sequence MVKVEFLGPINKDSLELDINNLSQLSDILKNDEQVSTWLETCAVAINDTLVSSKDVSLNDGDKISLLPPVCGG; translated from the coding sequence GTGGTAAAGGTAGAATTTTTAGGACCTATTAATAAAGACTCACTAGAACTTGATATAAATAATCTTTCGCAATTAAGTGATATATTAAAAAATGATGAGCAAGTATCTACTTGGTTAGAAACATGCGCAGTTGCGATTAATGATACATTAGTGTCAAGTAAAGATGTAAGTTTAAATGATGGAGATAAGATCTCTTTATTACCTCCTGTTTGTGGAGGATGA
- a CDS encoding molybdopterin synthase catalytic subunit, translating into MDDKLILCEGALNVNDINAKWFNEFKESNYGAIITFVGVVRDENSIDGLSFDIYEPILKSWFEAWQKKANEKNAVVLMAHSKGDVLNHESSYIAAVCSPKRRVALEMIDEFVEDFKAQAPIWKYDILNGQRVYAKDRSTAINGAGILS; encoded by the coding sequence ATGGATGACAAACTTATTTTATGTGAAGGGGCATTAAATGTAAATGACATTAATGCTAAATGGTTTAATGAGTTTAAAGAATCAAATTATGGAGCTATTATTACCTTTGTAGGTGTTGTAAGAGATGAAAATAGTATAGATGGTTTGTCTTTTGATATTTATGAACCAATTTTAAAGTCATGGTTTGAAGCATGGCAAAAAAAAGCAAATGAAAAAAACGCAGTTGTATTAATGGCACACTCAAAAGGTGATGTATTAAATCACGAAAGTTCATATATTGCAGCTGTTTGTTCTCCAAAAAGAAGAGTTGCCTTAGAGATGATTGATGAATTTGTTGAAGATTTTAAAGCACAAGCCCCAATTTGGAAATATGATATTTTAAATGGTCAAAGAGTATATGCAAAAGATAGAAGTACAGCTATTAATGGTGCAGGAATATTAAGCTAA
- a CDS encoding MqnA/MqnD/SBP family protein has protein sequence MIFAKIDFINLLPFNIYIKKNIKSNQIKSIINYKKSYPSAINKKFKKRKVDAAFISSIASRNEKRFNLGIVAKDEVLSVLLVPGEYEKDYQSDTSNALAKVLELKGKVIIGDKALKYYHNNESKDFIDLAKTWKDKYNLPFVFAVLCFNSNKKLLTKITKNFDKRKIKIPQYILKEYAKRSGISTSNILDYLDKIDYELNIKEKRALKLFLKLTKQKGL, from the coding sequence ATGATATTTGCAAAAATTGATTTCATAAATCTATTACCTTTTAATATTTATATAAAAAAAAATATTAAATCTAATCAAATTAAATCTATAATAAATTATAAAAAATCATATCCTTCTGCTATAAATAAAAAATTTAAAAAAAGAAAAGTTGACGCTGCTTTTATTTCTTCAATTGCTTCTAGAAATGAAAAAAGATTTAACCTTGGAATTGTGGCAAAAGATGAAGTACTATCAGTTTTATTAGTTCCAGGAGAGTATGAAAAAGATTATCAAAGTGATACATCAAATGCACTTGCAAAAGTTTTAGAACTTAAGGGGAAAGTAATTATTGGAGATAAAGCTTTAAAATATTATCACAATAATGAAAGTAAAGACTTTATTGATTTAGCAAAAACATGGAAAGATAAATATAATTTACCCTTTGTTTTTGCAGTTTTATGCTTTAACTCAAATAAAAAACTACTTACAAAAATTACAAAAAACTTTGACAAAAGAAAAATAAAAATACCTCAATATATTTTAAAAGAGTATGCAAAAAGAAGTGGTATCTCAACAAGTAATATTTTAGATTATTTAGATAAAATAGATTATGAATTAAATATAAAAGAAAAAAGAGCACTAAAACTCTTTTTAAAATTAACAAAACAAAAAGGTTTATAA
- a CDS encoding histidinol-phosphatase — MRVDLHNHTILCNHANGTVEEYIKKAIELEIDVYGFTDHAPMDFDPKYRMAIDYKEFYESTILHFKKKYEKDINILLGYEVDFMQNIPMLDEVLNAKVDYLIGSIHFLESKKDTDGNEPWGFDNPEFIGKYKKKNIDDIWIDYFEAVRLLAKCGKFDIVGHLDLIKVFKFLPNKDIKSIAYDAMKQIKQSNMVIEINSAGLRKPIEQPYPSKELLELAFELDIPITFSSDAHNVDQIGFAYDDVTSLAKKIGYSKCMYFSNRDKIEVAF, encoded by the coding sequence ATGAGAGTTGATTTACATAATCATACTATTCTTTGTAATCATGCAAATGGAACTGTAGAAGAGTATATAAAAAAAGCAATTGAACTAGAAATTGATGTATATGGTTTTACTGATCATGCACCAATGGATTTTGATCCTAAATATAGAATGGCAATTGACTATAAAGAATTCTATGAAAGTACTATTCTTCATTTTAAAAAAAAGTATGAAAAAGATATAAATATTCTATTAGGATATGAAGTAGATTTCATGCAAAATATCCCGATGCTTGATGAAGTTCTAAATGCAAAAGTTGATTACTTAATAGGTTCTATTCATTTTTTAGAATCAAAAAAAGATACAGATGGTAATGAACCTTGGGGCTTTGATAATCCAGAGTTTATTGGAAAATATAAAAAGAAAAATATTGATGATATTTGGATTGATTATTTTGAAGCAGTGAGGTTACTTGCTAAATGTGGAAAGTTTGACATAGTAGGACATTTAGATTTAATAAAAGTATTTAAGTTTTTACCTAATAAAGATATTAAATCAATAGCTTATGATGCAATGAAGCAAATTAAACAATCAAATATGGTTATTGAAATAAATAGTGCAGGTCTGAGAAAACCAATTGAACAACCTTACCCTTCAAAGGAATTACTAGAGTTGGCCTTTGAGTTAGATATACCTATTACTTTCTCATCTGATGCACATAATGTTGATCAAATTGGTTTTGCATATGATGATGTAACTAGTCTTGCTAAGAAAATTGGTTATTCAAAGTGTATGTACTTCAGTAACAGAGATAAAATTGAAGTAGCATTTTAA